The following proteins are co-located in the Poecile atricapillus isolate bPoeAtr1 chromosome 2, bPoeAtr1.hap1, whole genome shotgun sequence genome:
- the LOC131576229 gene encoding ATPase family AAA domain-containing protein 2-like, which yields MRPSIIFLDEINALAPIGTSKQDQVHSSVVGTLLALMEGFTGGKVVGIRAISRLKSVDPALWILLETLSKNSTSTCQTKRQEKGFSKVTQDGTLKPWDNFLEKLAVL from the exons ATGCGACCTTCAATTATTTTCCTGGATGAGATCAATGCCCTTGCTCCTATAGGCACCAGTAAACAAGACCAGGTTCATAG CTCTGTTGTAGGAACACTTCTGGCGCTAATGGAAGGCTTCACTGGCGGAAAGGTTGTGGGAATCAGAGCCATCAGCAGACTGAAATCTGTAGATCCTGCTTTATGGATCCTCCTGGAAACTTTGTCCAAGAATTCCACTTCAACTTGCCAAACAAAGAG GCAAGAAAAGGGATTTTCAAAAGTCACACAGGATGGGACCCTGAAACCATGGGACAACTTTCTTGAAAAGCTGGCTGTGCTATAA
- the NDUFAF6 gene encoding NADH dehydrogenase (ubiquinone) complex I, assembly factor 6 isoform X2 — MWNWLRQIKDSITQKTTGLMRMQFWRDAVEDIYGGNPPHQPVAAELWRAVKRHNLTKMWFMKIIDEREKNLDDRAYRNIQELETYAENTQSALLYLTLETLGVRDIHADHAASHIGKAQGIVTCLRATPYHCTRQKVFLPMDICMLHGVSQEDFIRGKQEKNVRDVIYDIASQAHIHLEHARSFSKKVPVKAYPAFFCTVALDDYLFNMRKVDFNVFHPSLQKKSTLLPLHLYIRSWKKTY, encoded by the exons ATTAAAGACTCCATAACTCAGAAGACTACGGGTCTGATGCGGATGCAGTTCTGGAGGGATGCTGTGGAGGACATATATGGCGGTAACCCACCACATCAGCCTGTTGCTGCAGAACTGTGGAGG GCTGTCAAGAGGCATAACTTGACTAAAATGTGGTTCATGAAGATCATAGATGAAAGA GAGAAGAATTTGGATGATAGGGCGTACCGTAACATCCAGGAGCTCGAAACATACGCTGAGAACACTCAGAGTGCCCTCTTGTACCTCACCTTGGAAACGCTGG GTGTGAGGGACATCCATGCTGACCATGCAGCCAGTCACATTGGGAAAGCACAAGGCATAGTTACCTGTTTAAGAGCAACTCCGTATCACTGTACAAGACAAAAGGTCTTTCTTCCCATGGACATTTGTATGTTG CACGGAGTTTCACAAGAGGATTTCATAAGAGGcaagcaagagaaaaatgtgAGAGATGTAATTTATGACATCGCCAGCCAGGCTCATATTCATCTAGAACAT GCTAGATCTTTCAGTAAGAAAGTTCCTGTGAAGGCATATCCTGCTTTTTTCTGTACG gTTGCTTTAGatgattatttatttaacatGCGAAAAGTGGACTTCAATGTATTTCATCCAAGCTTGCAAAAGAAGAGTACATTATTACCATTGCATTTGTATATTAGatcttggaaaaaaacatattaa